From Clavelina lepadiformis chromosome 9, kaClaLepa1.1, whole genome shotgun sequence, the proteins below share one genomic window:
- the LOC143471210 gene encoding bactericidal permeability-increasing protein-like, whose amino-acid sequence MRLYIYLMCGLLLVMNLCDQGKSLNPGMILRVSTRGLNYAKDIALNNVRRSVSSISIPNQSGSKYEIKNIRLTSFDLGSTAFRLSSPNVFTPSVSGASIGFSLDWKVWKKIWFITLKEDGNARVSGRVSVSPSLVLSQQAGKPSFSAGACSASVTNFNIKLGGNGWFFNWLYNLIVGLFEGSVRRNIEKSICPAIQKALREQNAKYLSTYTTNYPFFYGTNINLGLIKNPEVNNNGITVSLAGICYKNPSRGFPFLPPVVSPITPSKHMAKVSLSPYVVNTFLYTLWQNGKFTKEFTKVSLSNSLPIPLTARALSVFIPSFRDYRDRSLKITVRAPKAPRATFSSAGIQVTGKFQLLVDVQGLGNKLTIDINLTFMTKLRVQNNLITGEVTAMTAVDTSSSGFPSTILNQILHTFISKLLLSPLNAAAGGGYKLPSYYGFAFENVSLQTKQNALEVGTDLRML is encoded by the exons ATGCGTTTGTATATTTACTTGATGTGTGGGTTGCTTTTGGTCATGAATTTGTGCGACCAGGGTAAGAGCCTGAATCCCGGCATGATTTTGCGGGTGAGCACACGTGGATTAAATTACG CAAAAGACATTGCTCTGAACAACGTCCGCAGGAGTGTTTCGTCAATTTCTATTCCAAATCAATCTGGCAGCAAATACGAGATTAAAAA taTCAGGTTGACATCTTTCGATTTGGGAAGTACAGCGTTTCGACTTTCCAGTCCTAATGTGTTCACTCCATCAGTATCAGGTGCTAGCATTGGTTTTAGTCTCGATTGGAAGGTCTGGAAAAAGATATG GTTTATCACGCTTAAGGAAGACGGCAACGCAAGAGTATCTGGTCGAGTGAGCGTATCGCCTAGTTTGGTTCTGTCCCAACAAGCAGGAAAGCCATCG TTTTCTGCTGGGGCATGCAGTGCATCTGTTACTAACTTCAATATAAAACTTGGAGGAAATGGCTGGTTTTTTAACTGGCTCTACAATTTGATAGTCGGTCTTTTTGAAGGGAGCGTTCGCCGCAATATTGAAAAATCG ATATGCCCAGCAATACAAAAGGCCCTGCGAGAACAAAATGCTAAATATCTTTCTACGTATACCA CAAATTACCCTTTCTTCTATGGAACCAACATCAATCTTGGCCTAATAAAGAATCCTGAAGTGAATAACAATGGTATTACAGTATCGCTTGCCGGAATATGCTACAAGAATCCAAGCCGAGG GTTCCCTTTTCTTCCTCCAGTTGTTTCTCCGATAACACCTTCAAAGCACATGGCAAAAGTGTCTTTGAGTCCATACGTCGTCAACACCTTCCTTTACACGCTATGGCAAAACGGCAAGTTCACCAAAGAATTCACAAAGGTTTCG CTATCCAATAGTCTACCAATTCCTTTAACAGCGAGAGCTTTGTCGGTCTTTATACCATCTTTTCGAGATTATCGTGACAG GTCTCTAAAGATTACCGTCAGAGCCCCAAAGGCTCCCCGAGCAACATTTTCGTCAGCAGGAATACAAGTGACAGGAAAATTTCAACTCCTTGTAGACGTCCAAGGGTTGGGCAATAAACTGACAATTGATATA AATCTGACATTTATGACCAAACTCCGAGTGCAAAACAACCTCATAACCGGTGAAGTGACCGCAATGACCGCAGTGGACACTTCTTCCAGTGGATTTCCTTCGACGATATTAAACCAAATTCTGCATactttcatttcaaaattattattatctcCACTTAACG CTGCGGCAGGTGGTGGCTACAAACTTCCAAGCTACTATGGGTTTGCTTTTGAAAACGTGTCTTTGCAGACAAAACAG AATGCTCTGGAAGTTGGAACAGATCTAAGGATGCTGTAA